In a genomic window of Salvelinus fontinalis isolate EN_2023a chromosome 7, ASM2944872v1, whole genome shotgun sequence:
- the LOC129859231 gene encoding transmembrane 9 superfamily member 1-like, whose protein sequence is MMAEIEHPNQQGVCRMIGYCILVLCLVPQITWATVSYKQGDPVTLYVNKVGPYHNPQETYHYYTLPVCRPKEVHHKSLSLGEVLDGDRMAESLYEIKFRENTEKKLLCQLTLTEKEVDQLREAIEELYYFEFVLDDIPIWGFVGYMEESGFLPHSHKVGLWTHLDFNIEYNGNSVIFANVSVKDSKPVPLEEGGAGHGAVGTGGGLALSFSYSVHWFDSPLTHARRAERLRDYSFFPKTLEIHWLSIINSLVLVVLLLGFVIIILMRVLKNDFARYNVEEEGGCDDLDQGDNGWKIIHTDVFRFPPYKSLLCAMLGVGAQFLTLATGIIVMALLGMFNVHRHGAINSAAIMLYALTSCVSGYCSCSFYTQIHGQRWVWNIILTSSLFSAPLFLTWSVVNSVHWWSGSTQALPASTVLLLLGAWVLVGFPLTVIGGIVGKNRAGNFQAPCRTRNIARQIPTQPWYKHTAVHMAIGGFLPFSAISVELYYIFATVWGREHYTLYGILLCVFAILLSVGACISVALTYFLLSGEDYRWWWRSVLSTGSTGLFIFVYSVFYYRNRSSMSGLVQSAEFFGYSLLTALVFSLMLGTVSFWASLVFIRYIYRSLKMD, encoded by the exons ATGATGGCTGAAATTGAACATCCTAACCAGCAAGGAGTCTGCCGGATGATAGGTTATTGCATCTTGGTCCTGTGTCTCGTGCCACAGATAACATGGGCTACAGTGAGCTACAAGCAAGGGGATCCTGTAACATTATATGTCAACAAAGTTGGTCCTTACCATAACCCTCAGGAAACGTATCATTACTACACGTTGCCTGTTTGCAGGCCTAAAGAG GTGCACCACAAGTCCCTTAGTCTAGGAGAAGTGCTTGATGGGGATCGGATGGCAGAGTCCCTGTATGAAATCAAAttcagagagaatacagagaagaAGTTACTCTGCCAGCTAACCCTCACAGAGAAAGAG GTGGACCAACTCCGAGAGGCCATAGAGGAGCTGTATTACTTTGAGTTTGTCCTGGATGACATTCCCatctggggctttgtggggtacATGGAGGAGAGTGGCTTCCTGCCCCATAGTCATAAG gtgGGGCTGTGGACACACCTGGACTTCAACATTGAGTACAACGGCAACTCTGTGATCTTCGCCAACGTCTCCGTGAAGGACTCTAAGCCAGTGCCCCTGGAGGAGGGTGGCGCCGGGCACGGGGCGGTGGGGACGGGCGGCGGGCTGGCACTGTCCTTCTCCTACAGCGTGCACTGGTTCGACAGCCCTCTGACCCACGCCCGGCGGGCCGAGAGGCTGAGGGACTACTCGTTCTTCCCCAAGACCCTAGAGATCCACTGGCTGTCTATTATCAACTCCCTGGTGCTGGTGGTACTGCTGCTGGGCTtcgtcatcatcatcctcatgaGGGTCCTCAAGAATGACTTTGCCAG GTACAATGTTGAGGAGGAGGGTGGCTGTGATGATCTGGACCAAGGGGATAATGGCTGGAAGATCATCCACACAGATGTCTTTAGGTTCCCCCCTTATAAAAGCCTGCTGTGTGCCATGTTGGGAGTGGGGGCTCAGTTTCTAACCCTGGCCACAG GGATCATCGTCATGGCGCTGCTGGGAATGTTTAATGTGCATCGCCATGGTGCTATCAACTCGGCTGCCATCATGCTGTACGCGTTGACGAGCTGCGTGTCAGGATACTGCTCCTGTAGCTTCTACACACAGATACATGGCCAGCGCTGGGTCTGGAATATCATCCTCACCTCTTCACTCTTCTCAG CTCCCCTGTTCCTGACTTGGAGTGTGGTGAACTCAGTCCACTGGTGGAGCGGCTCCACTCAGGCCCTGCCTGCCTCaacagtgctgctgctgctgggggccTGGGTCCTGGTGGGATTCCCCCTCACTGTCATCGGGGGCATTGTTGGCAAGAACCGTGCAGGCAACTTCCAGGCCCCCTGTCGCACACGCAACATCGCCCGCCAGATCCCTACACAGCCCTGGTACAAGCACACAGCTGTACACATGGCCATTGGGGGCTTCCTGCCTTTcag tgccATATCAGTGGAGCTGTACTACATCTTCGCCACCGTGTGGGGACGCGAGCATTACACCCTGTACGGCATCCTCCTCTGCGTGTTCGCCATCCTCCTCTCGGTGGGCGCCTGCATCTCGGTGGCACTCACCTACTTCCTGCTGTCAGGCGAGGACTACCGCTGGTGGTGGCGCAGTGTGCTAAGCACAGGTTCCACGGGCCTCTTCATCTTTGTCTACTCAGTCTTTTACTACCGCAATCGTTCGAGTATGAGCGGCTTGGTGCAGAGTGCAGAGTTCTTTGGTTACTCTCTCCTCACAGCGCTGGTCTTTTCCCTCATGCTGGGTACTGTCTCCTTCTGGGCCTCGCTGGTCTTTATTCGCTACATCTACCGCAGCCTCAAGATGGACTAA